Part of the Passer domesticus isolate bPasDom1 chromosome 8, bPasDom1.hap1, whole genome shotgun sequence genome is shown below.
cagcagtgtgcccaggtggccaagaaggccaatggctcctggcctggatcaggaatggtgtggccagcggagcagggcagtgattcttcccctgtgctcagcactggttgggcagcaccttgagtgctgtgtccagttctgggacccccaatttaggaaggacatggaggggctggagcatgtccagataagggcaacaaggctggggaggggtcttgaACACAAGTCCTCTGAGGAGCGCCAGAGGGATCTGCTAGGATATTTTATccaggagaagaggaggctcaggggagacaaggcagtgtcagggcacagattggacttgatgatgtccgaggtcttttccaaacttgctgattctgggattgtctgaaaccacccttggagcagttgcaggatgagccctgggcctcctcttcagaagctccagcagcccaggtgcctcagcttctcctgccacccccaaagcccatcctgtcagtcctgcagagcctctgcagctcctcctcattgcccagaacagggagccccacaggcagacacagcagcccagatgtgcccccctggcctggggtgcctctggcaagggagcagcaccaggcactgcaggagcctgcagacaattcctgcagcacttggaggatgatcctgctgtgcaagggacgttcccatggtgccaagtcaggaactggaatggggagtggggccagagaggaaagggcaaacagggatgggctgtttgcaggggagggaacagggcgTGGCAAGAGGAAGATATTTGTACAAGGGAAGagtaaaagcaaaggtgaagcaaaTGAAATGCTTGTGGCAGTTTCGGGGtggcagccaggcagccctggctctgagcaacagcgtctgcagtggcacaggaaactcccagctgatgggaacaaactttctggctgactgcagaggccaggacaaagctgagtggtttccctggtgtcccccagcccttgctggccccaggggctgatggcatttgtgctccctcaggttcatgtccccacagcagcagcatggtgctgctcctgcctgctctgtgcaatgcaaacaggggctcctgagccagtgctgccgtgtctgtgcctgcaaggatgcggcacctctgtgagctgggggagaggccagggctgcagaggggggatgttgttggcagctccatcaggatgctctgggacgctgccctgggctgtgcagcgcactggggatggatcagcccctgctctgctgctccttcccctctcccccagggcccttgcagagccccagccatgctgtttgcccccagcctgcccacggccagcctggggctcctcagcctggggcttttctgtgctgagcattggcctggccgtgttcttgagagagcctgggcaaggagcctggagcccccagggcctggcctgaggcgtcagcgctgccccagcagtgcccatagcctgtccctgctgcagccccggcactgccacccccaggactgtgcccggccccgagagcactcaggccctgcagcaacaccagggccaccagggcagcggggcagggccacggcagcagcactggcaacaccaagtgctgctgctgctgctgctggacacagctgctgtgccagcactgatctgccccagctctgcacacagacattgatgctgcagctccagagatggcaagaatagagggatctctgcagaaaactctgctgggagatcctttagttcttTTAAAGTCACTGAGAACACTGCtatcattgtcacagtctgtggccacagggaaggtggagagaaacaaagtcagacatggcagaaacaatcatcTAGCTTTAggcagaatattaaaaaaaaaaaagacagggaaatcaaagaaccaaaccaacagaactatcaaaaattaattttgttacaagtgatttgcagaaattggcaatcagtttaatgcttcctaagatgtccagtcatcagtctccacactgcagccttgagctcctggttcctcaggctgtagatgaggggattcagggctggaggcaccaccaaatacagaactgacaccaacagatccaggcatggggaggaaatggaggagggtttcaggcaggcaaataccgcagtgctgagaaatgcatttctcctgcatttttcctttccagattatttcagtcatctcctgagaggtgcagatggttctggggcttttcatgaactgactgtactcttgatttagatggagactgtagaattgatttcagatgtagcaGAATCTGAAGTGAgtacagaaacaaactccctctgtcagcccattttcatcttctagatgactttcaagatgtccttgggggtgttggaatgatgatcacacagctctccacttctggctgcaggctctgcagattgtttctttgcattcagtcaAGCTTGCATTCTccaggagttcttggtagcctgtcatgttttcttagggtagaacagtaacaatgaaaaccttaccaatggcacaactgcccagcccacaaggaaaagaaaagaacaagctgtcaaattcttcaaatatttgtcctgctttgctgcaagagttgtgctgcacccacagtgtggaaagctgcagttggtggcaaccttgtgacagaagctgcacctcgttctccaggaaaggttcttggaaaaagcaaacaggattgaggagaagattctggtaaaactgaaagagcttttaagaaattaaatgaaaattgaaacaattcaagacgtttttctcgatttatttttatgctccccttttccatcttgcactagttgtccatcccattaattccaaacaaatctcacctctaagatccatgagttggcaagttttagacattttaagataccatgacctacacacagtttggcttcccctgtttttcttggaaagcaatgttggagaggtaagtgcagtgcttgggtcaggtacaaattctgcattcagggaacaagctctgagagtgtttgacccttagcagggacaatgcacagcagggaccgaggggattcctgagccactgtgcagaagtccagactctggctcttggctgaactcggcaaagttcccgtgtttggacaggctcaggggctgccctcggggaacgtggggctcggggcgggggcaagcgggcaacggacaaacggacacggggacaaacggccccggagcttcagttgcagcagcgagAGAAAAAACTTTAGATTCcgttctcctctccctctccctctccctccccgctgtcccgtacctctcccgctctccctttcccggtctcccctcctctccccgcctccctctccccgtgccgggctgggccatgcccccgtgcccgcccccggccgtcccgccggctcctggcctcagcccggctctggccgtgctggcggtggcgctgctgggcggggatcagtgcccggggctggggcggcaacgccggcttttggctccgcctggcccgaccccgaccccgaccccgaccccgaccccgagcccggccccggctccggctcctcccggggcccgcggaggacacaggcggccccgccgctcccgccgcctccgctgcggcttgcccggcccgagctccgccgctcggcagcgcggcccccggccccgcggctcccgggtcGCGTTGCAAAGAGCGAACGctgggggatggccgggccggggcgggtgaggggcgctcgggggccgttgctggccccgggccgagcgctgacagccgcgtcccgcccgcagggaaggcgcaggaggccctgcaggagcggtaccggctgggttccctgctggggcgtggaggattcggcagcgtctgctcggcgacgcggctctcggacggcgccccggtgagcggtgGGTCCGGCAGtgggcggaggaggagggggcgcaggaggaggaggatggggctgggcagggcgggcgttgagctgaccccgctgctccccttggcttgcaggtggccatcaaaagggtgccacggaacCGCATCTGGCattggagcgagctggtgagtgagccgggacagcgggagaagccgggccgtgccgggcggcgatgagccgagccccggcaggGTGGAAGCCGCCAGGACATCCCGAGGGAGagcgggcgtggggccagcgcagggcgcagagcatcccgggctggctgaggggttgcccagccctggcccagcatcagccccactgacggcatcgtgctcctcccgcagcccgacggcaccagcgctcccctggaggttgtgctgcaggacaaggtgtccacagGCTTCCCCGGTgtcatccagctgctggagtggcttgagctccccagcgacattgtgatggtgctggagcggccagagcagtctcaggacctcctgcatttcattcgggcacgggggttcctgcacgaggaggtggcgcggcagctgttccgccaggtgctggaggccgtgcggcactgcaccagctgcggggtcctgcaccgcgatatcaaaccagagaacatcctggttgacctggccaccgggcaggccaaattgattgactttggctgtggcacctacctgcaagagacagcctacactcactttgcaggtgagcctacacaggactgtgctcctgctcctggcatctcatggCCCAAGATCTCagggcccaagctgggtgtggcagcggggattctcccttttgctgccactcatgggactgaatctgcagctgagttgctttagagcaggggtgggtggggagccatcttccagccctgctggcagcctttgcccaccactgtgcccaggactggggctgggctggggcagccagcctgacaaaaacagccgtgggtgggggtagcagagagggaggtcggaacctgtgtcccagccggtttgtgtgcaggcaaga
Proteins encoded:
- the LOC135306114 gene encoding serine/threonine-protein kinase pim-1-like, with amino-acid sequence MAGPGRVAIKRVPRNRIWHWSELPDGTSAPLEVVLQDKVSTGFPGVIQLLEWLELPSDIVMGVLHRDIKPENILVDLATGQAKLIDFGCGTYLQETAYTHFAGTPSYSPPEWTRFGWYHGEPATIWSLGILLHEMVCGKMPFRRGWNFSWGLLSLPQRLSPECQNLIGWCLSMHPLARPSLEEVFCHPWMQDIHLP